The genomic interval AGGAGAAACGGCTGAGCGCGCCATGCGGCGGCGAAGTTGCTCCACGCGGGGTGAGCAGGCCACAGCGCCGAGGACAGCAGATCATTCGTCGGCATGAGCGACGTGCGGATCATCCAGTACACGGGCGCCAGGCACAGCGCAGCCGCGATGGTCAACAACGCGTACGAGGCGATCTTCAGAACAGGGTTCGCCTTCACGATTCCTCCACCACCCATCGGCGGCTCAAGCGCATCTGCAGGTACGAGAGGCACGCGAGCACGAGGATCAGGATGACGCTCGCCGCTGAAGACTCCCCGATGTTGAACGCTTGAAAGCCTTTCTCGAAGATGTAATAGGCGAACGTGGTGGTCGCGCCGTCTGGACCGCCTCCGGTCATGACGTACACCTGATCAAAGGTCTGGAACGTCTGGATGAGGCAGATGACGACGGCGAAGAACAGGCTTGGCCCGAGCGCGCGCAGCGTCACGTGGCGAAATACCTGCCACCGCCCGCCGCCGTCCACCTGGCACGCCTCCATCAGGGACGTCGGCACGCTCTGCAGACCGGCGAGGAAGATGATGGCGTAATAGCCGGTGAACTGCCACGCGGTGAGGATGAGCACGGACAGAAGCGCCGTCCGCCCTTGGCCGAGCCAGTTGACCGGCGACAGGCCGAGGCGCTGAAGCGCCAGATTCACCGGTCCCCCGTCCGTGGCGAAGAGAAGCGAGAAGATGAGGCCTGAGCTCACGAGCGGAATTACGTACGGGCCGAAGACGGCGGCGCGGAACAACGCCCGCCCGCGGATGCGCTGGTTCAGAAGCAGGGCGAGCACAAGGGCCACGGGCAGCGACAGCGCCATCATGCCGACGGCCAGCCACAGCGTGTTCGACGCCGCCTGCCAAAAATCGGGCGCGGCAAGCAGGTGCGCGTAGTTGGCGAATCCGGCGAACACCGGTTGCGGGGTGTACAGCGTCGACTGGTACAGGCTCAGGTACACCGCGTAGCCCATCGGCACAAACACGAACGCGAGCAGGAAGAGAAGCGCGGGCGCCATCATCGCGAGGCCGGTGATTTGAAGCGACATGCTGCCTCGCGCGGAGCGCCTCTCCCCTTCCACCTGTGCGATCACGGCTTCGGCGGCCTTGGCCACGAGCGCCCTCCTTTCCAATGCGCGATGTTCAAGCGGATGGGTTTCAACGCGAGTGTAAGCGTCGACTGTGAATCG from Alicyclobacillus acidocaldarius subsp. acidocaldarius DSM 446 carries:
- a CDS encoding carbohydrate ABC transporter permease, whose product is MAKAAEAVIAQVEGERRSARGSMSLQITGLAMMAPALLFLLAFVFVPMGYAVYLSLYQSTLYTPQPVFAGFANYAHLLAAPDFWQAASNTLWLAVGMMALSLPVALVLALLLNQRIRGRALFRAAVFGPYVIPLVSSGLIFSLLFATDGGPVNLALQRLGLSPVNWLGQGRTALLSVLILTAWQFTGYYAIIFLAGLQSVPTSLMEACQVDGGGRWQVFRHVTLRALGPSLFFAVVICLIQTFQTFDQVYVMTGGGPDGATTTFAYYIFEKGFQAFNIGESSAASVILILVLACLSYLQMRLSRRWVVEES